The following proteins are co-located in the Candidatus Accumulibacter cognatus genome:
- a CDS encoding branched-chain amino acid ABC transporter permease — MGFFLETLIGGLMAGMLYSLVALGFVLIFKASGVFNFAQGAMVLFAALAMARFSAWLPDHLGIDSAWLANTIAFFLAGALMFVVAWLIERLVLRHLVNQEGATLLMATLGIAYVLEGVGTSVFGADVYKIDVGMPKEPVMILEGTFEGGLLINKEDFVAALIAAVLVGLLALFFQKTATGRALRAVADDHQAAQSIGIPLNRIWVIVWCVAGLVALVAGVIWGSKLGVQFSLATVALRGLPVVILGGLTSIPGAIIGGLIIGVGEKVSEVYLGPMIGGGIEIWFAYQLALLFLLFRPQGLFGEKIIDRV; from the coding sequence ATGGGTTTCTTTCTCGAAACACTGATTGGTGGACTGATGGCCGGCATGTTGTACTCGCTGGTCGCGCTGGGTTTCGTGCTGATCTTCAAGGCTTCGGGGGTGTTCAACTTCGCACAGGGTGCGATGGTGCTGTTCGCGGCCCTGGCGATGGCACGTTTTTCGGCGTGGCTTCCGGATCACCTGGGCATCGACAGCGCATGGCTGGCAAATACGATCGCCTTTTTCCTGGCCGGCGCGCTGATGTTCGTCGTCGCCTGGCTGATCGAGCGTCTGGTCCTGCGTCACCTGGTGAATCAGGAGGGCGCAACCCTGCTGATGGCGACCCTGGGCATCGCTTACGTCCTTGAAGGCGTCGGCACAAGCGTTTTCGGTGCCGACGTCTACAAGATCGACGTCGGCATGCCCAAGGAGCCGGTGATGATCCTCGAAGGGACCTTTGAAGGCGGCCTGCTGATCAACAAGGAGGATTTCGTCGCCGCCTTGATCGCGGCCGTGCTGGTTGGCCTGCTGGCGCTGTTTTTCCAGAAGACCGCCACCGGGCGGGCCTTGCGGGCGGTTGCCGACGATCACCAGGCAGCTCAGTCGATCGGTATCCCGCTGAATCGTATCTGGGTGATCGTCTGGTGCGTCGCTGGCTTGGTGGCGCTGGTTGCCGGGGTGATCTGGGGCTCCAAGCTGGGCGTACAGTTTTCTCTGGCGACGGTGGCGCTGCGTGGTTTGCCGGTGGTCATTCTTGGCGGTCTGACCTCGATTCCCGGCGCGATCATCGGCGGACTGATCATTGGTGTTGGCGAGAAGGTCTCGGAGGTCTATCTCGGACCGATGATTGGCGGCGGCATCGAAATCTGGTTTGCCTACCAACTGGCTTTGCTCTTCCTGCTGTTCAGGCCACAAGGCCTGTTCGGTGAAAAGATCATCGACCGCGTCTAA
- a CDS encoding class I SAM-dependent methyltransferase, with protein sequence MPSSSPEPVVSVPAMPDSQIRQLALQLAAALAVLSLAWPYYAIRNEDLPWPQTAFAIGGVAALFATLSRQPWWWRLMHAFFAPLAWSVSRLAIDPGWFLLLFFLLLVVYRGALTGRVPLYFSNGPTAAAIAELTADLHELRFLDLGAGIGSILIPLARKRPEAHFCGVENAPATWLIGRLRSAGLANCHWRWGDLWQTSLSGHNVVYAFLSPAPMAALWEKVQSEMPPGSLFVSNSFAVPGVVATRVIEIDDARRLYCYQI encoded by the coding sequence TTGCCGTCATCCTCGCCTGAACCTGTCGTATCCGTGCCAGCGATGCCCGACTCGCAGATTCGCCAACTGGCACTGCAACTCGCCGCAGCGCTAGCCGTTCTTTCTCTGGCCTGGCCTTACTACGCTATCCGTAACGAAGATCTGCCCTGGCCACAGACGGCTTTCGCCATCGGCGGTGTCGCTGCGCTGTTCGCCACCCTCAGCCGCCAGCCCTGGTGGTGGCGCCTGATGCATGCATTCTTCGCGCCGCTGGCCTGGAGCGTTTCCAGGTTGGCGATCGACCCCGGCTGGTTCCTGCTCTTGTTCTTTCTGCTGCTGGTCGTTTATCGCGGTGCATTGACTGGCCGGGTCCCGCTCTATTTCTCCAACGGCCCAACCGCGGCAGCCATCGCCGAACTTACCGCCGATCTGCACGAACTGCGTTTTCTCGACCTCGGCGCAGGCATCGGCAGTATCCTGATTCCGCTCGCCCGGAAGCGACCTGAAGCACATTTCTGCGGCGTCGAAAACGCACCAGCGACCTGGCTCATTGGTCGCTTGCGCAGCGCCGGCCTTGCCAATTGCCACTGGCGCTGGGGCGACCTCTGGCAAACCAGCCTCTCAGGTCACAACGTGGTGTATGCCTTCCTGTCGCCGGCTCCGATGGCGGCATTGTGGGAAAAGGTACAAAGTGAGATGCCCCCGGGAAGCCTGTTCGTCAGCAACAGTTTTGCCGTACCGGGAGTGGTCGCCACGCGCGTCATTGAAATCGATGACGCACGACGGCTCTACTGTTACCAAATCTGA
- a CDS encoding ABC transporter ATP-binding protein translates to MSDANNILLRVNSIEVIYNHVILVLKGVSFSVPEGGIVALLGGNGAGKTTTLRAVSNLLHGERGEVTKGTIDLRGERIEALSPSQLVRRGVIQVMEGRHCFAHLSIEENLLTGAYTRSDGKTAIAETLDKVYAYFPRLKTRRSSQAAYTSGGEQQMCAIGRALMANPRMVLLDEPSMGLAPQIVDEVFTIVKDLNQKEGVTFLLAEQNTNMALRYADFGYILENGRVVMEGVASDLAANEDVKEFYLGLSSVGRKSFRDVKHYRRRKRWLS, encoded by the coding sequence ATGAGCGACGCCAACAATATCCTGCTTCGTGTCAATAGCATCGAGGTGATCTACAATCACGTGATTCTGGTTCTCAAGGGGGTTTCATTCAGCGTTCCCGAGGGAGGAATCGTCGCTCTGCTCGGGGGCAATGGGGCCGGCAAAACGACGACCCTGCGGGCGGTGAGCAATCTGCTGCACGGTGAGCGCGGGGAAGTGACCAAAGGCACGATCGACTTGCGCGGCGAACGTATCGAGGCACTGTCCCCGTCGCAACTGGTCCGGCGCGGTGTGATCCAGGTGATGGAAGGACGACACTGTTTCGCCCACCTGAGCATCGAGGAAAACCTGTTGACCGGCGCCTACACGCGTAGCGACGGCAAAACCGCGATTGCCGAAACGCTCGACAAGGTCTACGCTTATTTCCCTCGCCTCAAGACCCGCCGCAGCAGCCAGGCGGCCTACACTTCGGGCGGTGAGCAACAGATGTGCGCGATCGGAAGGGCGTTGATGGCCAATCCGCGCATGGTACTGCTCGACGAACCGTCGATGGGTCTGGCGCCGCAGATCGTCGACGAGGTATTTACCATCGTCAAGGATCTGAACCAGAAGGAAGGCGTGACTTTCCTGCTTGCGGAGCAGAACACCAATATGGCGCTGCGCTATGCCGACTTCGGGTATATTCTGGAAAACGGCCGGGTGGTGATGGAGGGGGTTGCCAGCGATCTGGCCGCCAACGAAGATGTCAAGGAGTTCTACCTGGGACTGTCATCGGTCGGGCGAAAGAGTTTTCGCGATGTAAAGCATTATCGTCGCCGCAAGCGCTGGCTATCGTGA
- a CDS encoding XRE family transcriptional regulator: MGAAATAAFAVFGSALTLIGTGSVYKLNRTEDWRMLVQARVPFIVDVVPQSESSAQRPDARTAAQHLSNIRQVLNPAISDLAIAFGVSRQAIYKWLGDDVTPEPDKRERIIQLSRVADAFRDAGVSRASALLKMKAFDGRSLLDLLPEGKLRQEDAQTLIAEAKAMEAVYARSGLSASRAKPTTDWQASVSIPGSAE; the protein is encoded by the coding sequence ATGGGAGCCGCCGCGACCGCTGCCTTTGCGGTGTTCGGTTCCGCGCTCACGCTTATCGGTACCGGCAGCGTCTATAAGCTCAACCGGACCGAAGACTGGCGCATGTTGGTTCAAGCCCGCGTACCGTTCATCGTCGATGTAGTACCGCAGAGCGAAAGCTCTGCGCAGCGCCCAGATGCGCGCACGGCTGCGCAGCATCTTTCCAACATCCGGCAGGTGTTAAACCCAGCCATTTCGGATCTGGCCATAGCCTTTGGCGTTTCACGTCAAGCGATCTACAAGTGGCTCGGCGATGATGTCACCCCCGAGCCTGACAAGCGTGAGCGGATTATCCAACTCAGCCGTGTAGCCGATGCCTTCCGTGACGCAGGAGTGTCTCGCGCTTCAGCGTTGCTGAAGATGAAAGCGTTCGATGGCCGTTCGCTACTAGATCTCCTACCTGAAGGAAAATTGCGCCAGGAGGATGCACAGACGTTGATTGCTGAAGCCAAGGCTATGGAAGCGGTTTACGCCAGATCGGGGTTATCGGCATCGAGGGCCAAGCCGACGACCGATTGGCAGGCTTCGGTTTCCATACCCGGCTCCGCTGAGTAG
- a CDS encoding ABC transporter substrate-binding protein produces the protein MKLSKLALTISASAVVLSSLLTAPTVLAQVKEQFFPVLVYRTGAYATNGSQWANGYVDYLKLINARGGINGVKISFEECETAYATDRGVECYERLKGKNGGATLFQPLSTGITFALTEKAPVDKIPLITAGYGRSESQNGAVFTWNFPLLGTYWVGAEVAIQHIAKKEGGVAKLKGKKIALVYHDSPYGKEPIPVLQELGKAYGFEVQLLPVAHPGVEQKATWLQIRQQKPDYLLLWGWGVMNSTALREAQATGYQRDKMMGIWWAGAEPDVKDVAEGAKGYSALTLQHGAEPNSKVVKDMLDLVYAKGQGAGPKNEVGQVLYMRGLLSAMLGVEGVRKAQERYGKGKVMTGEQVRWGLENLSLDQKTLDAMGFAGVMRPVQTSCLDHMGSSWVRVHTWNGSKWEFNSDWYQADEKVLRPMVMLASGKYAEEKKLKPRTPEECKL, from the coding sequence ATGAAACTAAGCAAGCTTGCACTGACGATTTCCGCAAGCGCCGTCGTTCTGTCGTCGCTGCTGACCGCACCGACGGTCCTGGCGCAAGTCAAGGAGCAGTTCTTCCCGGTCCTGGTCTATCGCACCGGCGCTTATGCCACCAACGGTAGTCAATGGGCCAATGGTTACGTTGACTACCTGAAGCTGATAAATGCCAGGGGGGGAATTAATGGGGTCAAGATCAGTTTCGAGGAATGCGAGACGGCTTACGCCACCGATCGAGGCGTCGAATGCTACGAGCGTTTAAAAGGCAAAAACGGTGGTGCGACCTTGTTCCAGCCATTGTCGACCGGGATCACCTTTGCCCTGACCGAGAAAGCGCCGGTCGACAAGATCCCGTTGATTACCGCCGGCTACGGTCGCAGCGAATCACAGAACGGGGCCGTGTTTACCTGGAACTTCCCTTTGCTGGGGACTTACTGGGTCGGTGCCGAGGTGGCCATCCAGCATATCGCCAAGAAGGAAGGGGGTGTCGCCAAACTGAAGGGCAAGAAGATCGCGCTGGTCTACCACGACAGCCCGTACGGCAAGGAGCCGATCCCGGTCCTGCAGGAACTGGGCAAGGCCTATGGTTTTGAAGTGCAGTTGCTGCCGGTGGCACACCCCGGTGTCGAGCAGAAGGCCACTTGGCTGCAGATCCGGCAGCAAAAGCCGGACTACCTGCTGCTTTGGGGTTGGGGGGTGATGAACTCGACCGCATTGCGCGAAGCGCAGGCCACCGGTTATCAGCGTGACAAGATGATGGGCATCTGGTGGGCGGGCGCCGAACCCGACGTCAAGGATGTCGCTGAAGGAGCCAAAGGATACAGTGCGCTGACGCTGCAGCATGGTGCCGAGCCCAATTCGAAGGTCGTCAAGGACATGCTTGATCTGGTATATGCCAAGGGGCAGGGCGCCGGGCCGAAAAACGAGGTCGGGCAGGTCCTCTATATGCGTGGCCTGCTATCGGCGATGCTCGGTGTTGAAGGCGTCCGCAAGGCCCAGGAACGTTATGGCAAGGGCAAGGTGATGACCGGCGAGCAGGTGCGATGGGGCCTTGAAAACCTCAGCCTCGACCAGAAGACCCTTGACGCCATGGGCTTCGCCGGCGTGATGCGACCGGTGCAGACTTCCTGCCTCGACCACATGGGATCGTCGTGGGTGCGTGTTCATACCTGGAATGGCAGCAAGTGGGAATTCAACTCCGACTGGTACCAGGCCGACGAGAAGGTTCTGCGTCCGATGGTGATGCTGGCCTCGGGCAAGTACGCCGAAGAAAAGAAGCTGAAGCCGCGCACCCCTGAAGAGTGCAAGTTATAG
- a CDS encoding CoA transferase — MSGGPLSGVRVLDLTRLLPGPVATLHLADLGADVIKIEDHGAGDYARILGDGPDGVSVFYRSVNRNKRGLRLDLKHPQGRAVFLRLAQAADIVVESFRPGVSDKLGIGYQALSAVNPRIVYCAITGYGQTGPLAMAAGHDLNYIGFAGVLDQIGVAGGQPAIPNLQIGDLLGGAMTAVMGILAALFDAQRSGRGRLVDVAMSEAVLAHNLFPFFALQTEGGVPQRGADLLTGGDAGYGVYATADGRYMAVAPLEKKFWDLFCDALAHPEWKSKHGLRGAAAAALRRELQELFVGRNQSEWQDFFAGIDCCVTPVLSVAEALEHPHFVARRMAVQADGVTQFAPPLKLSGWVFAVERAAPSPGEHGTEVLRESGFSADEICELQEASII, encoded by the coding sequence ATGAGCGGCGGTCCGTTAAGCGGTGTGCGCGTTCTCGACCTGACGCGCCTGCTGCCCGGTCCGGTGGCTACCCTGCATCTGGCAGATCTGGGCGCCGACGTGATCAAGATCGAGGATCATGGCGCCGGTGACTACGCACGTATCCTCGGCGATGGCCCGGACGGTGTCAGCGTCTTCTACCGTAGCGTCAATCGCAACAAGCGTGGCCTGCGCCTTGACCTCAAGCACCCGCAAGGGCGTGCGGTATTTCTGCGCCTGGCGCAGGCGGCCGATATTGTCGTCGAGAGCTTCCGGCCGGGTGTCAGCGACAAGCTCGGGATTGGCTATCAGGCGTTATCGGCGGTCAATCCGAGGATCGTGTATTGCGCGATCACCGGTTACGGCCAGACCGGGCCACTGGCGATGGCCGCCGGCCATGATCTCAACTACATCGGGTTTGCCGGCGTTCTCGATCAGATCGGCGTGGCCGGCGGCCAGCCGGCGATTCCCAATCTCCAGATCGGTGATCTGCTGGGTGGCGCGATGACTGCGGTGATGGGCATCCTTGCCGCCCTGTTCGATGCGCAGCGTAGCGGGCGGGGACGCCTGGTCGACGTGGCGATGAGCGAAGCGGTTCTGGCGCACAACCTCTTCCCGTTTTTTGCGCTGCAGACCGAAGGGGGGGTGCCGCAGCGCGGCGCCGATTTGTTGACGGGTGGTGACGCCGGTTATGGGGTCTATGCGACCGCCGACGGGCGCTACATGGCGGTTGCACCATTGGAAAAGAAGTTCTGGGATCTTTTCTGTGATGCCCTGGCACATCCCGAATGGAAGTCGAAGCATGGGCTGCGCGGTGCGGCAGCAGCAGCGCTGCGTCGTGAACTTCAAGAACTCTTTGTCGGTCGGAATCAGTCTGAATGGCAGGATTTCTTTGCCGGCATCGATTGCTGTGTCACGCCCGTACTCAGCGTTGCCGAGGCTCTCGAACATCCGCACTTCGTTGCCCGGCGCATGGCCGTGCAGGCGGATGGTGTGACTCAGTTCGCTCCGCCGCTGAAACTCTCCGGCTGGGTCTTCGCAGTCGAACGCGCAGCACCATCGCCAGGCGAGCATGGCACAGAGGTGCTGCGCGAGTCAGGTTTCAGTGCAGACGAGATCTGCGAACTGCAGGAAGCTTCGATCATCTGA
- a CDS encoding IS1182 family transposase, whose translation MSHFIVTDRKTDYLLPPSLDDWLNEDHLARFIVEVIDSLDLSKLTRQYAGRGSKAYHPATLLAILVYGYATGIFSSRRLEQATYDSVAFRYIAAGSHPDHDSLATFRRRFLEELSDLFVQVLEMAREMKLLKLGNVCLDGTKIQANASRHRALSHGHIEKLEAQLKAEVQELFALAEQADQAEVPDGVSLPEEIKRREDRLVAMAAAKAKIAARAEERYQREKAQYDEKRARRKAKEEETGRKWGGRVPKAPEPGVRDSDQINLTDEESRIMPVAGGGFEQAYNAQAAVDPATLLVVAVGVTQAPNDKEQVEPMLATLQAQADGLGSVHGMIADTGFYSEKNIKACEAAGIVPLIAVARDEHHPDWRERHSEPAALPENATPVQAMSHRLKTRAGRALYALRKQTVEPVFGIIKSVMGFRQFSLRGWQKVTGEWTLVCLAWNLKRMAKLRPQ comes from the coding sequence ATTGTGGAGGTGATCGACTCGCTTGATTTGTCGAAGCTGACGCGGCAGTACGCTGGACGGGGATCGAAGGCGTACCATCCGGCGACGCTGCTGGCCATTCTGGTCTATGGCTACGCGACGGGTATTTTCTCCAGCCGCAGGCTGGAGCAGGCGACCTACGATTCGGTCGCCTTTCGCTACATTGCCGCCGGCAGCCATCCCGATCACGACAGCCTGGCGACGTTCCGCCGGCGTTTTCTGGAGGAACTGAGCGACTTGTTCGTGCAGGTTCTGGAGATGGCCCGGGAGATGAAGCTGCTCAAACTGGGCAATGTCTGTCTTGACGGCACGAAGATTCAGGCCAACGCCTCCCGCCACCGTGCGCTTTCGCACGGCCACATCGAAAAGCTGGAAGCGCAACTCAAGGCGGAGGTGCAGGAACTGTTCGCGCTGGCCGAACAGGCGGATCAGGCGGAGGTTCCGGACGGCGTCAGCCTGCCGGAAGAAATCAAGCGCCGCGAAGATCGGCTGGTGGCGATGGCGGCGGCCAAGGCGAAGATTGCGGCGCGGGCCGAGGAGCGCTATCAGCGAGAGAAGGCGCAGTACGACGAGAAGAGGGCGCGGCGCAAGGCGAAAGAAGAAGAGACCGGCAGGAAGTGGGGGGGCAGAGTGCCCAAAGCCCCCGAGCCCGGCGTACGGGACAGTGACCAGATCAATCTGACCGACGAAGAATCGCGCATCATGCCGGTGGCCGGTGGCGGCTTCGAGCAGGCGTACAACGCCCAGGCGGCGGTTGATCCCGCGACCCTGCTGGTGGTGGCGGTCGGCGTGACGCAAGCCCCCAACGACAAGGAGCAGGTCGAGCCGATGCTGGCGACGCTCCAGGCGCAGGCCGATGGGCTGGGTTCCGTGCACGGGATGATCGCCGACACGGGCTTCTACAGCGAGAAGAACATCAAGGCGTGCGAGGCGGCCGGCATCGTCCCCTTGATCGCGGTGGCGCGCGACGAGCACCATCCTGACTGGCGGGAGCGGCATAGCGAACCGGCCGCGCTACCGGAGAATGCGACACCCGTGCAGGCCATGTCGCATCGTTTGAAGACCAGAGCGGGGCGAGCGCTCTATGCGTTGCGCAAGCAGACCGTCGAGCCGGTCTTCGGCATCATCAAGTCGGTCATGGGCTTTCGCCAGTTTTCCTTGCGGGGTTGGCAGAAGGTCACCGGGGAATGGACGCTGGTCTGCCTGGCGTGGAATTTGAAGCGCATGGCCAAGTTGCGCCCGCAGTAG
- a CDS encoding ABC transporter ATP-binding protein, producing MSRQSGEIILDLKNVSLSFGGVKALTDISFDVREHEIRAIIGPNGAGKSSMLNVINGVYRPQKGEIILRGQHFNRMNPYKAARAGISRTFQNIALFKGMSVIDNLMTGRNLKIRSNLIQQAIWWGAARREELLHRAKVEEVIDFLEIQHIRKTPVGRLPYGLQKRVDLGRALAMEPSILLLDEPMAGMNVEEKQDMCRFILDVNDQFGTTIVLIEHDMAVVMDISDRVVVLDYGRKIGDGDPDAVRANPEVISAYLGASH from the coding sequence ATGAGTCGGCAAAGCGGAGAAATTATTCTCGATCTGAAAAACGTCTCCCTCTCCTTCGGTGGGGTCAAGGCGCTGACCGACATCTCGTTCGACGTTCGCGAACACGAGATCAGGGCGATCATCGGCCCGAATGGTGCAGGCAAGAGTTCGATGCTGAACGTGATCAATGGGGTCTACCGCCCACAGAAAGGGGAGATCATCCTGCGTGGCCAGCACTTCAACCGCATGAACCCCTACAAGGCAGCCAGGGCGGGTATCTCACGTACCTTTCAGAACATCGCCCTGTTCAAGGGCATGAGCGTGATCGACAACCTGATGACCGGACGTAATCTGAAGATCCGCAGCAACCTGATCCAGCAGGCGATCTGGTGGGGAGCGGCGCGGCGCGAGGAACTCCTGCACCGGGCCAAGGTTGAGGAAGTGATCGATTTCCTGGAAATTCAGCATATTCGCAAAACGCCGGTTGGTCGCCTGCCCTATGGGCTGCAAAAGCGTGTCGACCTTGGCCGGGCACTGGCCATGGAACCGAGCATCCTTCTGCTTGACGAGCCGATGGCCGGAATGAACGTCGAAGAGAAACAGGACATGTGTCGGTTCATTCTCGACGTCAATGATCAGTTCGGCACGACGATTGTGTTGATCGAACATGACATGGCGGTGGTGATGGACATTTCCGACCGGGTGGTGGTTCTCGATTACGGCAGGAAGATCGGCGATGGGGACCCCGACGCGGTTAGGGCCAATCCGGAAGTCATCAGCGCCTACCTTGGCGCCAGCCACTGA
- a CDS encoding branched-chain amino acid ABC transporter permease, whose amino-acid sequence MLYRENGQFKTSYAADQQIFPIAQDRWAILGLLVVAFIGVPLLVDEYLLRAILIPFLVLSLAALGVNILVGFCGQITLGAGAFMAVGAYAAYNFHIRIEGLPLLVSLLLGGVTAAVVGMFFGIPSLRVRGLYLAVATLAAQFFTDWVFLRVPWFTDNASSGSVSVSNLQIMGWQIDTPVNKYLFCLMFLTVFALLAKNMTRCAIGRQWMAIRDMDVAAEVIGIRPLFAKLSAFAVSSFFVGTAGALWGFIHLASWEPAAFSVDRSFQLLFMVIIGGLGSIMGSFFGAAFIVILPIALNQFLPAFGALFGISISTAGVSHAELILFGGLIIFFLIKEPHGIARLWSTGKEKLRLWPFPH is encoded by the coding sequence ATGCTGTACAGAGAAAATGGTCAGTTCAAGACCTCCTACGCCGCCGATCAGCAAATTTTTCCGATTGCACAAGATCGTTGGGCAATTCTCGGTCTTCTGGTGGTGGCCTTCATCGGGGTCCCGTTGCTGGTCGACGAATACCTGTTGCGCGCAATCCTGATTCCCTTCCTGGTCCTGTCGCTGGCAGCACTCGGGGTCAACATTCTGGTCGGTTTCTGCGGGCAGATCACGCTGGGTGCCGGGGCCTTCATGGCGGTAGGGGCTTACGCAGCCTACAATTTCCATATTCGTATCGAGGGCCTGCCACTACTGGTTTCCTTGCTGCTGGGTGGCGTCACCGCTGCCGTTGTGGGCATGTTTTTTGGCATCCCGAGTCTGCGCGTTCGCGGACTCTATCTCGCGGTCGCCACCTTGGCGGCACAGTTCTTCACCGACTGGGTCTTTCTGCGGGTTCCCTGGTTTACCGACAATGCGTCTTCCGGCTCTGTTTCTGTCTCCAATCTTCAGATCATGGGCTGGCAGATTGACACTCCAGTCAACAAATACCTATTTTGCCTGATGTTCCTGACGGTGTTCGCATTGCTGGCGAAAAACATGACGCGCTGTGCCATCGGCCGGCAGTGGATGGCGATTCGCGACATGGACGTTGCCGCCGAAGTGATCGGTATCCGGCCGCTGTTTGCCAAGCTCTCGGCTTTTGCAGTCAGTTCCTTTTTTGTGGGTACGGCCGGCGCCCTGTGGGGCTTCATCCATCTGGCCTCATGGGAGCCTGCTGCCTTCTCGGTCGATCGATCGTTCCAGTTGCTGTTCATGGTCATCATTGGCGGCCTGGGTTCGATCATGGGTAGTTTCTTCGGGGCGGCCTTCATCGTCATCTTGCCGATCGCTCTGAATCAGTTCCTACCAGCTTTCGGAGCGTTGTTCGGGATCAGCATTTCCACTGCCGGAGTTTCACACGCAGAGTTGATCCTCTTTGGCGGATTGATCATTTTCTTCCTGATCAAGGAGCCGCATGGCATCGCTCGCCTGTGGTCTACCGGCAAGGAAAAACTTCGGCTCTGGCCATTTCCACACTGA
- a CDS encoding TIGR04255 family protein encodes MSNAPVYYALVQAHFNPVAAMAKYVDQVQDRLRREGYPLFEPQQITHLVVSGAGPDQAEPQIAHTVSWLITRSDRTAGFILGPSAITFHTTHYKTREQFIPELLRGLKAVHEGVALDHVSRLGLRYLDAVLPQAHETVEQYLVDGLHGVWFDAARKYALSESVFETSTGPLLPKGTLVARVHRMSAPLSFPPDMVPNGLLPMSRFDIKEAKPHAVIDTDHYVEGHMPLDFDKIGEQLTALHATITDVFKATATDHARTVWA; translated from the coding sequence ATGTCGAATGCCCCAGTGTATTACGCCTTGGTGCAAGCACACTTCAATCCCGTTGCCGCGATGGCCAAGTATGTGGACCAGGTGCAGGATCGCCTGCGTCGCGAGGGCTACCCGCTGTTTGAGCCTCAGCAGATCACGCACCTCGTCGTTTCCGGCGCCGGCCCAGACCAAGCCGAACCGCAAATTGCACACACCGTATCTTGGCTAATCACCCGCAGCGACCGTACGGCCGGCTTCATCCTTGGGCCGTCAGCGATCACGTTCCACACGACCCATTACAAAACGCGTGAGCAGTTCATTCCTGAACTCTTACGCGGACTTAAAGCCGTGCATGAGGGAGTGGCTCTTGATCACGTCAGTCGGCTGGGACTGCGCTACCTTGACGCCGTACTGCCGCAGGCGCACGAGACGGTCGAGCAATATCTCGTTGACGGGCTGCATGGTGTTTGGTTTGATGCCGCTCGCAAGTATGCCCTTAGCGAATCGGTTTTCGAGACTTCCACTGGCCCGCTCCTCCCCAAAGGAACCTTGGTAGCTCGGGTTCATCGAATGAGCGCGCCGCTGAGTTTCCCGCCGGATATGGTGCCAAATGGGTTGCTCCCAATGTCGCGGTTTGACATCAAGGAAGCCAAACCGCACGCGGTGATCGATACCGATCACTATGTCGAAGGGCACATGCCTCTCGATTTCGATAAGATTGGTGAGCAGCTGACTGCGCTACACGCCACTATCACGGACGTTTTCAAGGCGACAGCGACGGACCACGCTCGCACGGTGTGGGCTTGA